The Biomphalaria glabrata chromosome 1, xgBioGlab47.1, whole genome shotgun sequence sequence TACACAAAAGGTCTGTTTACATTTAATCGAATCTATGGTACATTATCTTATTACATAtcaaattatattattttgtacaATGTTaaattttcctaaaaatttgtgtatatttcgTGATTGGATTAGAAAAAGCGTAATAAAGGTTTAAGCGGTATGATAACACATACTTAAACACGAAAATAAAACAgatcaaagaataaaaaaaatggatttaataaCGTCTTTAAAATCGAGCTGCAGCGGGAAATCGGGCCAAAAAAATATTCCcgaaaaaataatactaatacaaTGTCTGATACATGAATTAGAGAGGCACTCACCGACAGAACTTTAGAGTGTTGTGATTTATGCACACATTCTAGCATGTAGCTTCTAATGTTTGGGGAACCAGTGTCGAAACCATAATCTATAAAGACAAAAGTTGCCACTGCCAAGACACTGGTGAGTCTGGAGAGAGGATCATCTTGAAACATGTACTCTGAAAGTTATGCGTCACTTGTAGTTAGTATGAATAGAAAGCATTGTCATAAAttaagacaaaattaaaaagtGATCTAGAGATATTTTTATGGAAACGACTGGGAAAAAAATGAGAGGAATCGAGTTAAAGTTTGATTAACTTGTAAGCGTTAACCTCTAACATCTAACCCTTACCAAAGACAGGGTGATtcatattattacttttaaaaacaaaattgaagatATTTCGTCTAATTTGTTTAACTTACCAGGATCTAAAAGTATTTGGCTATTGGTCTCATTTAAACTTGTTTCGTTAACAAAATATTCGACATTTTGATTCTGGCAGGTTTGATTCCACGCAGACAGACTGGGATGGCTATTGTCATAGTTGTGTAAAACCAGCAATTTGATGATAAACCCAACAAAAATGCAACATGATCCTAAAAGGATACAACAGCCACTGCCGATTACCAGAAGAGTCTTCCTTCGCAATCGATTGCCTTTATCTCCAAATCTACCCATCAACGGGATTGAAATGAAACCAATAATTCCAGAAATGACCCCCGACAGTGACACATACTCCAAGGGAACCCCAAGAAGCTTCTCCCACGTGACCATGTAGATGAGCTCGTTCGTGATGACCACCTCTTGAGCAAAAAGAGCTGCGCAGATAATGAGAAGATGCCAAGGTCGAAGTTGGTAGATTTCGCTATCAGCGGCCTGCGACGCTTGAGTGGACGATACACTTCCATAAGACATTTTTTCAGTCTTTTCTAAGAGTTTAAATCTAAAAAGATAGTTAAAAAGAAAGTTAAGTCAAATGGTCGTTGTGCTCGaatacaagccttattattataatgaaattTAACGACacgctttctttctctttatttctctcaagtccccctccctttttttttaaacctgcgcatcgtaatttTTCCGGCAtaaacttttgacttgatttggaaaaaTACGCCTTATAACGCCACCCAAACATATACATGCACATATGATTTTGTCCcttgaattctagtatcactttttATTATCAGCTCCCCCTCCCAGCCCACTACATAAACGTTAGTGCTGCGTACAATCGTATTTCAATTCTTTCTGTCAGATTGATGTAATCAACTTTAAGTTCCTCTAGGATAAAGAAAATTATACAAATAGAGTCTCCACTTAGAGGCATTTTTTCCACTAAGGACTATTGGGAAGAAAATATAATCTTTATTTGCGTGGATGATAAACTAAAGTAAAAAGTCGCATTGACTGACAAATATATATGATATTCTTACTATTGTTGTTTTGCAGCATATGATTTACTGatgttacatcaaaattaattgCAAGCACAGTTTTAACATTGTAGTAGTAATTTTTTTTGCCTCATCTGTAAAAATCTGTCCTCCTCCTATGAATGTACATGCATTTGATAAAATAAGGTTTTACCTGCCCTCAA is a genomic window containing:
- the LOC106063456 gene encoding uncharacterized protein LOC106063456 — its product is MSYGSVSSTQASQAADSEIYQLRPWHLLIICAALFAQEVVITNELIYMVTWEKLLGVPLEYVSLSGVISGIIGFISIPLMGRFGDKGNRLRRKTLLVIGSGCCILLGSCCIFVGFIIKLLVLHNYDNSHPSLSAWNQTCQNQNVEYFVNETSLNETNSQILLDPEYMFQDDPLSRLTSVLAVATFVFIDYGFDTGSPNIRSYMLECVHKSQHSKVLSVGVIMSGLGGCLVSIIGLSDFNFTAEQETDPNLLKAIALSFLLMVSVVITFPTTLIYGRYLLHQYDTRTKEDGERNNCGCSHEEDRHTKHLYNSQKTSEQLNPSETNAKLNYSKFPCSALQKTQNVNVDLSENVDFKTVQSEAPITFEHDLNIKDKKKRNRNLVKSME